One region of Erwinia tracheiphila genomic DNA includes:
- a CDS encoding YggT family protein, giving the protein MLTLTFLVSTIINLYVKVLLLRIWMQWARCDFYNPFSQFVVKVTQPVVKPLRRVIPSIGPLDTASLLLAYVLSVLLFTVMFALQSQVMIFDPIFLYFGLFSLLKAAGVLVFWAILIRSLLSWVSQGRNPVDYVLLQLTEPLMSPIRRIIPAMGGIDFSAMAVILILYMLNYLGMDFIPGWSQL; this is encoded by the coding sequence ATGCTGACGTTGACTTTTCTTGTTTCAACGATAATTAACCTGTACGTCAAAGTGCTGCTGTTACGCATCTGGATGCAGTGGGCAAGATGCGATTTCTATAATCCATTTTCGCAGTTTGTGGTCAAAGTAACGCAGCCAGTGGTGAAGCCATTACGCCGCGTTATTCCTTCCATCGGACCGCTGGATACCGCCTCTTTATTGCTTGCTTACGTGCTGAGTGTACTGTTGTTTACGGTGATGTTCGCCCTTCAAAGCCAGGTGATGATTTTCGACCCAATTTTTCTGTACTTCGGTCTGTTTTCATTGTTGAAAGCAGCGGGCGTACTGGTGTTCTGGGCCATTCTTATTCGCTCACTGTTGAGCTGGGTAAGCCAGGGCCGCAACCCGGTTGACTATGTTTTGCTCCAGCTCACCGAACCGCTGATGTCACCCATTCGTCGTATTATTCCTGCGATGGGTGGTATTGATTTCTCCGCGATGGCGGTGATCCTTATCCTGTATATGCTCAACTACCTGGGGATGGATTTCATTCCCGGCTGGTCACAGCTTTGA